The DNA region TAGGCCGGGCCGGTGATGGTGGCGGGGTCGGGGGCGCGGCCCTGCGCCGCGGCTTCCGGACCGCAGCCGTCGATCAGGTCGATCAGGCACGAGTACGCCTTGGACAGGGCGATCGGGTTGTCGGTTCCCCAGGCGTCGTTCATGCCGAGCTGAATCGTCACGGTCCGGGTGCGCGGCCCGAACGCGCCATCGGCCATGGCCCGTTTGACCTGGTGCGTCAGGGTCCAGCCCGAGGTGTCGATGGTCCCGCCCTGACACGAGGTGTCCTCGACGTCGTCGGGTGACAAGCCGATGCGCTGCGTCAGCTGTGTCGGCCAGGACGTCGCCACGTGTTTGCAGTCGGGATCGCCGCCCGGGTTCAGCAGGTCGACGATCTCCCCGTTGGCGGAGAAGGAATCGCCCGTCACCACGAGGGTCTTGCCGTCGGGGGCGTCCGCCGTGGCCGGGGGCGCCATCGCGGCGAGCACCGCTGCGGTGCCGCAGGCCGTTGACGCCGCGAGCAACCGCAACCGAGCCGAACTCTTCACTAGCCGTGTACCTCGTATCGATCCATTGTGAAACGCTTCCGATTCGAACGCTCACTGTAGCCGCGCGATGGTAGTGCCACTGATGGATCGCGAATTCGCCGGAAATCCGCACGCCAACGCAGACGGCGAGAAGCAGCCCGGGTAGTACATCTTGCCATTTGATGTCAAAATGTAACGACGTGGTTCGCGGGCGCGCGCTACGCGATGATCCGGAAGGGCACGTCCACATGAGAATCACCGAGCAGTCGGGTGTTGTTCTGGCACA from Nocardia tengchongensis includes:
- a CDS encoding SGNH/GDSL hydrolase family protein, translated to MKSSARLRLLAASTACGTAAVLAAMAPPATADAPDGKTLVVTGDSFSANGEIVDLLNPGGDPDCKHVATSWPTQLTQRIGLSPDDVEDTSCQGGTIDTSGWTLTHQVKRAMADGAFGPRTRTVTIQLGMNDAWGTDNPIALSKAYSCLIDLIDGCGPEAAAQGRAPDPATITGPAYAARVRQAVTYLRYYAPNARIVFVGYPEIHTPGGDSACAGILGVDAVQPRAGAITGFLDRIDTAQREAAAILNVDFLDSRAITAGHGACTADAWVAGALDPRTELLGFPWHPTARGDSMVAAAMQERIARG